The Arachis hypogaea cultivar Tifrunner chromosome 14, arahy.Tifrunner.gnm2.J5K5, whole genome shotgun sequence genome has a segment encoding these proteins:
- the LOC140178634 gene encoding uncharacterized protein: MADFLVVVTGDTYEIPNTRWKLHVDGASNQTFGGAGIILESPAGVVYEQSIKFKFPVSNNQAEYEALIAGLLLAKDVGATKLEVNSDSQVITSQINGAYQAKDSLLQKYLEWVKSLKEEFDEVVVWHVPRERNTQADLLSMLASTKPGTENRSLIQGLIKEPTVALCVTRADVVRSWIDAITDFLENSKLSDDHKTAKALKREAAKYVVIQDQLFKRGLNQPLLKCLRPDQTDYVLREVHEGCCGHHIGGRL; the protein is encoded by the coding sequence ATGGCCGATTTCTTGGTGGTAGTGACGGGAGACACTTACGAGATCCCGAACACACGATGGAAACTCCATgtagacggagcctccaaccaaacgttcgGAGGAGCAGGGATCATCCTAGAAAGCCCCGCTGGAGTGGTATATGAGCAGTCAATCAAGTTCAAGTTCCCGGTCTCGAACAATCAAGCAGAGTATGAAGCCCTCATTGCTGGCCTGCTCTTAGCAAAAGACGTCGGGGCAACCAAGCTGGAGGTGaacagcgactcccaggtcatcaCGTCCCAAATCAACGGGGCATATCAAGCCAAGGATTCCCTACTACAAAAATATTTGGAATGGGTAAAAAGTCTGAAGGAAGAATTCGATGAGGTCGTGGTGTGGCATGTTCCAAGAGAAAGAAATACCCAAGCCGACCTCCTATCGATGTTGGCCAGCACGAAGCCGGGGACAGAAAACCGGTCTCTGATCCAAGGATTGATAAAAGAGCCAACAGTTGCCCTATGTGTGACCCGAGCAGACGTCGTTCGCTCATGGATCGACGCAATTACGGACTTTTTGGAAAACAGCAAGCTTTCTGACGACCACAAGACTGCGAAAGCGCTAAAGAGGGAGGCAGCCAAGTACGTCGTTATACAGGACCAGCTATTCAAGAGAGGACTGAACCAACCCCTATTGAAATGCCTACGACCTGACCAAACGGACTATGTCTTAagggaagtccatgaggggtgctGCGGCCACCACATCGGGGGAAGGCTCTAG